Genomic window (Rhododendron vialii isolate Sample 1 chromosome 4a, ASM3025357v1):
CCTGGTGGCTCAAGATGGTCTTTGACTGAGGGCCAAGGTCGGTGCTCCATCAGGTGGCTTCCTTCGGGACTGCGGGGAGGGCTATGATGGCTTCTTCTTCCGCCACGGCTCCCAGAGGAATGAGATAGGGAGATCTGGAGGAGAtgcttgatctccgccaactcgtccCGGACGTGCTTGTCTCATTCTACGACCGTTGTTAGGTCGTCGATCTTCCGCTCCAGGTGGCTGATGTAGGTGTGGAGTTCGAAGGATGGGCATGCGTTTGGTGTCGATGTTCCGGCCCTGATTTCGACGGACATGTGGGTTTTCCCCTGGGCGTTGGCTCCACCAGAGACCAGGTTATGGTCCCCGAGATTGCCGAGCTCGAGGGTGGTGTCACTAGGATATAGATGTttaaccaccaccatcatcgaTAGAGGAAACTTGAACGGAGTTCTTATGAAAGAAGGAAATGAACGTTTTGAGAAAGCGGCTAGGTCctcagcagagtcgccaatcgTAGGGGTTCGGATTGAACGGGACCTTGACCATGGTTTAGGTTAGGTTCCTTCCTCCGCGGCTCCGCGCTCCTGCTGCTGGACCTGCaataagtcactagggctggagtagcccagtgaccctctgacgatcaagttagatctcagggtAAGAAtgtaggtctagggttagggcaTAACGGGATACCTCTCCAAGTGAGTATCtatttgtatttatagacctaggtttacttggcctccaagctagcacGTGGAGGGTACGCTTGGGTAATCgtctcgggtgacgtcatatgtgACGAGTGGGGCaaagcggttacggagcacatggtcAAATCTGATCCTAATGATTACGCTTGCCGGACAATCCTCATGGGCCCCATCTAGCGTAACTACCTCTCTTAGGCGGCTTCAGGAACACCAGAACAGATACACTCCATGCTGTTGATAGTTACCGAAGAAGGCACAGAGGTCTTATCATCAAGCGCTAAACCGAACAGTAGGTCGGGACCATTAACTTTTACCAAGTTGCGGGTCAGACCCTCAAGGGGCATTGGTTCAAACCATTTGACAAGGTTACCGAGACGGTAACCGAGGCCACCACAAAAACAGTGGAAGAAAAGAACGCGGAAAGGTGTTAGATAGTGGGCTGGGGCTTTGAACATGTGGCATGGGACGTACTATGGGAGTATGGACGTGGAAGTCAATTGGCAtgggagtgttttttttttttttttttgtttccatcaGGTATTTTCAGTAATTGGCATGTGAGTATTTTTTAGgttttagaaattaaaaaaatttaggattGGAAAATTAGATTGCGGCTCAAAAGTATTTGTATAGATTATTGATTAAATGACGATTGCTATTGCTATAGATTGATTAACCCGTTCAATGCATGGAACAATGTTTTCATGCCTTAATTTGTATAGAATATGTATTGATATTGATTGATTCACATGTTCAATGTACGGGACAATGGTCATGATTTTGACCAACcctaaaaaacttttgaatctaactatatttgtgtgtgtgtgtgtgtgtgcatgtgtgtgtgtgtgtgtgtgtgtatgtgtatatatatatatatatagagagagagagagagagagagagagagagagagagaggagtacgTTGCAAATGATCTTTTCTTATCATTTATGTagcttaccaaaccaaacctagtCTTGTGCCCTAATCAATTGGGGTTAGTTACATgaatcttcttctctttttttttattgtggaGTTCTGTGTGGAGCTACCTCttcacttagatttagtaagcccaaGTCATTCCGTATCATGGTATCCAAAAGTAGTTTTGGTCTTCCTCTTTGCCTAACCCGACTCCACTATTATCATGTCACTCTTCTTTACTACTGCATCTCCAAGTCTACGATAAATTtatccaaaccaccttaatgTATTTCTAATCAACTTATCCTGTATAGGTACAACTTCTATCATCTCAAGAATAgtttcatttctaattctaTAACACCAAGTATTACCGCACATCTATCTCAACTTCCTCATTTAAGCTACACTTATCTAGGGTTGTTTGTGGTTCAGTTTTGGGCCGATTAGTTCGATTCCTAGGTGGATTTGTATGCACCAAGTTGTTGTTTTCTCCATCTGCAACCATCCGTGAGTGTTATACGGTTCGGTTGGTTGGTTTGCGGTATAGGCAGTTCTGCTTGATCGGTTTGGGCGGATTTGTAAAAACCTAAGTActtcaaaaaaatctaaaaagctTTCAAAACTTTGCATTTGTAAAAATGTTACATTACTCAagtaacattttttaaaataaagcacGTTTATATGTACTCTAAAAAGTTCTTTGAAACCGAAAAATTAGAGAGCAAAACACATACATTCATACTTACCTCATCCACCACCCATCCGTGAGCGTTGTTCGGTCAGATCGATTCGGTTGTAGTTTGGGTAGATTTAAGcctgtaatttattttttataaataccaaaaatttaaaaagtaaagtAGCACAATAAAACATCATATCACTCTGTATTGCCCCAAGACGAGCCAATAgctttttttattgatataacGTTGAAATTTCTATGTCCATAACAAGTAGTATGCTATATGGAGTACTGTCGAATTTACCAGTACTATTTTGGTGGGGCTAATAGTTTATTATGAGGAGCTTAACTCTTtctcacatttttttattttttactttgggCAGATCAAGTGGTTTGAGCAGATTGGGCGGATCCAATCTGCACCTAATCAGCTCGCAGCGGATTGTTGTTTTTTTCCATCTACATCCATCCATCACATACCTCGGTTTGGTTCACGAACAGATCGGTTCGGGTAGATTGGTCGGTTTCGACGGTTCAGTTGATTCGCTGGACAACCCTTCACTTGTTACTTTTTGATTGGCCAACACTCTGTCCTGTATAGCATCGTTAGTCGGATATGAGTTCTATAAAATTGTTCTTTCAATTTGTTAGATATCCTTCGATCGCACAATACACCAAAAGCGGCTCTCCACTTGAGTCACCCATCTTGAATCCTATGTGATGCAGATTGGGTTGCGTCTACGTTTCTGGATCAATTGGACCAAGCATAGCCCAAACTATATTGGAGGTGGTGTAGCAGTGACAGATTAACCCATGCGCCATAAGGTTGAAGCGGAATGGCCCAATACTCATTCTCCTTCGGAAGATGACCAAAGACGCTTTTACGGCCGTTCGAAGTTATTTAGCCTTTCGAAAGGGCAATTTTGCTGTTTATagtgatatttgatttggttatAACTGTTAGTAGGAAACTCTGTTTTAGTTGTCGTCTGTTTTGGCAATCTTATATTTCTTTATAGTTTTCATTTTCGTAGTCaaattagaatttttcttttttggcaatttttgtccttctttcAGTTAAGACATGATTTGCCTTCCTATTTTGTCTAGGGTTTCTACGGACCTATAAGGGTtattgtaagccttagggcgaGACAGTTTTTGATATTtatgaatgaaaattgagaTATATCTCTATCTGTTTTTGTGTTTCAAAGGGATAATATTTAACATAGAcaagttcgtgatctcttcttgGAATTAGTTTTGTAAAAGAAAGCTCCGCTGCATCACTATGGGTTACATGGTTGGTAATCTCTCCATCTCACTAAAAATTGAACATAAGTAATGCTCACTTTAAgagttaatttctcgtttattttcCAACACAAACACCTTTGTGAGTACTGTTTGCCAAAAAAGAAACCACCCTGTTGTGACTGCCAGCCGCTGGCATAATTAATATTGGCTATGCTATTTGTGCTAGGTTGGTACTAGGTGTTGCAATTTTTAATGTCTGAATGTGTTATGTTCAGTgaacttggagagagagagagagagagagagagagagagagagatgtaacAGTACTACTACAAATGAGAATCGCAATATCACCAAACAGATGATAAAACAGAGCAGTAAATACTCGTACTCGATCCTAGCTAGACACCAGGACTGTGACTCAAATCTGGAGAGAGTCACCAATTGTTATTCATGCATATGTGTACATCATGCATATGTGTACAtatgctttctctctctagctatATTGCTAAATAGATACGTACTCCGCACCTCCATCAACCTCACTGCACCCTGCAACAAAACAAGTTATCAAACATAGAGTTAGCTATATAGTTTGGTCCAATTCGTAATTGAATGAAAAACATACTCCTATAGAACTACCAACACTATTTTCTTAGCACTGCCAACACTAGTGGGAGATACAGTACCATGAGAGAGTGATAGTAAGGGctcatttggctttaaaagtcaaacagtaactcttttttttttggtctctattcaaattttttgcacttgttaattttgcgttaaaattttgtgacttattgattcgtctcggtgagagaaatcagaaaaataaatttttttggtcgaaactcataatttaaaaaaaaaaaaagaacaagtaaAACAAGTtgtcttatttttgtctttattcaaaaaattatgagtttcgatcaattttttttacttttccgattttttttgtcgagacgaatcaataagtcacaaaaatttgaggcaaaacaaacaaatgcaaaaaaaattcaaataaagaaaaaaaataagtcaccttatttttcaatccaaacccaccctaaTAACCACATCATTGCCCCTCTAatgaaataataatttttttgttttgatgttaATAACAATTTATTAAAACATACTTTGAATAAGTCCTAAAAttatactattttttaaaataattacaTCTTCGTGTGGATTATCTGGTCATGAATCGGCTAATATAAATGGTAAGTACCGAAAAATAGCCACAAAAGGGGACATTCCAGTTGCTCTCCCACTCCCCACGGCTAAAAAATACAGCTTTTCTAATATGAATTTGATATCCATAAGAtcaaaatatatcgattttatAGTATCATGGTTGTCCAAtatttatgagagagagagagagagagagagtgagtgtgtaCTTGGAGCAGTCAGTGGAAGGGCTGATCTGGTAAGGAAGGCTGAGACCACATTTACCGGGGAGGCTAGCAGCGAGACCGTAGTTGAGACCAGATATCCCCCCAGCAGCAGACTTTAGGCACCTGCACGCGGTCTGGCGGTCAGGTGTGGTCTTAGCCGCGTTGTTTAGGGATTTAACGCCGTTGCAGCAGGGCGCCGGCACTGCCCCACCGCTGCCCCTCAGGTAGCTGATGCATGGGGAAAGGCTCGACACCACCTGGCCGCACGATATCGCCGCCTCCGCGTGGGGTGCAGCCACCACCATGCACATTAGCACCACCACACAGGCCACCTTGTTCACCATTTTTTCTGAGAACCTAGCGAGTTTTTGAAAGAACTATAAAATGGAACTCTTTGGTAAGAGAAGTGTGTGTGGTAAAGTTCTATTGGGGGGTGTTTATATAAAAGTGGCCAGGGGGCCGGGCGGTAAAGAAAATTATTAGGTACTCCCGTGCGTAAATGTTCTCGATGACATTATCTATATCACACCTGTTATCCCTCTTATCTCTCAAATGCTAATGTTACATATAcctatctttttccttttttttgttttgccaatattgtacaCATTAATGGGGGTTATGTTAGTCCACGGAGAAGTTTAGAGGCTGTTCATAGCTCTGAACTTCAAACTGTCTTTCACGGGGCTCGAATCATGCATCCACTGAGGGAGGCGTACCAACTGAGCTAAGAGCTAATGGTTACATACCTATCTTAGTGGTAGGAGATATGGTTACCGGGATAAGTGTTCCTAGTTTGTAGGGCATGGGTTGTGGGAGGTTATATACCCttgattttgtgtgtgtgtatatatatatatatatatatatatatatatatatatatatatataaaaccttTGGGTATATCACTATCGAGTAGTTGAATTTTTATCAAATCTTGTATTGTCCTAAATCAGAGCGAATTGGAGGTCTTCCACCCATCCTCGAAGTGAGACTCTTATCTCCTCTAAttctattttgtaatttttgttacTTGTCCGACTATCCATATCATGTTACCACTAGTCAACTACTaatattttagttaaaataaatacaaaataattttaagaaaatatataGGTACGTAGTAACAGCTAAACAAAGTTTCACCTGTAAAATGAGTGATTACATTATTGAGTGAGTGTGGCACATGAAAGTGCCAGAGACTCTTGAATAATTACTTGAAGAGAATAAGATAGTGATGATCCTGTGagataatacaatttttttttttattacaataatCAGGTGTCGCAGCAGCTCAGTAGCTTACGTGTATCTTgattaatcttgaaattctcTGAAGTTAACGAAGGACAAATCAACAATGACCCCTATATACCTGGAAGGTTTCAAATCAGAGACTTGAAGACAGAGCAAATCGACCCTTAAATCTCAAACCTTGATTGATTAACTGGCATGGAGGAATCCTTATATTACTTTATGGCCCGTTATAGGGTAGCTAGTATAATTAACAACGTGAAGGTATCATTAACCAATTAGCTAGAAGATTTCACATTGGATTGTCGACCACGGGATAGTTGGGTTAGTGGAAGAAAAGACTCCCAAGTCCATTtgagatgggttttttttttttttttttccaaagcgAATTTAATATGGATTTCAAGTGAAACTGTGAAAGCTTTGAGGACAGTTGGTAGTTGGGCTTAATTGAATGTTTTGATGCTCATGATTAACTTCCTTTTAAAgttccacccaaaaaaaaataaaaaaaacttcaataaCGACATCTTAGAGACGGGTCAAACAATTTAATGGCCTAAATGAAAACAGTTACCTACACGCACTCTCCAGTCATCTTCTAGAATCAAACAGAGTAAGGAGAGAGAAACTTACTTCTGTTTCGTTCCAAATACTTTAGGATGCGCGCGATTGAGCGCCGTAAATTTTATTTACGAATTATTcttaaaaaagtttgaatagaaaaagtaaCACAGTTAAAGTACAATTTTCTTGCCTTCCTATTAATTGTCTTTGGTTGCTCCTCATTTGAAATGCTTTTTTCCTCATAATCGGCTATTCAGATCAAGCTACACACACGCCAAAACTAATTACGAAGTTTTAAAGACTAGTGTTTgctcgtgcctacggcactacgcatcccgattaaaattgcccgtgcctacggtaTTTGCTAGttagtggctcaaacactaaatcgattcattagtgtgtagtatgtgatcctcttcttagtggCATGAAATAGAATTACCTGTGCTTACGGCACTCCCCCAACTAAACctttaagctagctacaaagaatTATCAATTTGATTATGGAATTCCAATAAATACCAGGTAAAAAGTTAAAACTAAGCAGCAACAAACATAAGTATATTTCCAATAGAAAGATGGGATTTCGTCAAATATGAGTAGAAACACCATCATATCATATAGAAGCAAATTAGTAGTAGAAAAACACTCAATATTGAGCAGAAATGTACACCATCAGCATCAAAGATCTTCACAGCACCCTGACAAATTCACTCATTTCATATATAGTGAAGTAACAAATTCAATTTCTTTAAAATTGGTTTTTGAATACAGTCAATCTAATCATAGATTCTGCCATCTTACTTTTTCATATGtagagaaaaaaatacaaatcgaTAAGGACCCACCAGATATAATGATGCtaacaaaatataaatttagtGGTCCCTCTCTAGCACCACTAAGGTAGTTTAGGACCTTCTATCGATCAAGGTTCGATTTCTTGGAGTCAAGCCACAGGAAAGTAATTCATTGTGAATACCATAGTTCTGGCGCCGTAGATGGTTTGCctttgtttggataaaaaagtTGGCCCGAACATCCCTGACTGTCGAACTAAAAACATAATGAAGTGAAGCAAGAACTTATTCAAAGAgaagttaccaaaaaaagaaaaaaaaagttgtttaaaGGGAAAGAAATGCAAAATGGCCTTTGCTCCCTAAGCTACACTGCTCACGTTTGGACCTCTTGTTGTAGCattcttgctttgttttttctttctttaagaCATGtatatgcaaatttttttgaaaatcaaaaccttgcaaaaattgtgAATCACAGCCCCCTTTAAATGGTTAGGTCCTCTTGTAAAGAGAACATGCGCAACCCACAGGGACCAAGGCTCATGCCCTTCAttaaaaaggagaagagaagcGAACCCATGCCTTTGGTGTTTcagatttttggaaaaaaagattGGGCAAAGGCAAAGTCCAGCCCTGCCATGCACAAAGGCGTTTGTATATGCATGTCTCGTTTCAAAGTCAAAACCTTGCAATAACCCCCTTCACCATTTACCATTCCAGAGTTCTACAGTAGTTTCCCAATTGATAAACAACAGAatgttaaaataaaatcaaagcaggaaagttaaaaaaaatattggcagAATACAAAAATTACCGATCGAGCACAGTTGAGAAATGAGCACATCAATCAATTTATATCCAAGTACCCATTAAAAAAAGGACTTACCTTGCTatttgatactccctccgtccctttttaattgtcctgcttcgtaactccaacttattaaaaagatatcatcattacacctttcacatcaattttttcctccactttccctacttacccatcatcattacacttttactcactaatttttcagaatgaaatctacttttagggacaaaatagacaattcaccaacttttacccccttaactttataaaatggacatttattaagggatagcccaaaatgaaatactggacacaaaaaaagagacggagggagtaatacttATCAAAACCAGAGAATCAGAGATGTTAGGCAAATCAAAAAACATGAGTGgggtttcaaaatttgagtcTTGGGACTGCCTTTTgctgagagagaaagtgagtgGGATTTCAAACATGGACCGGTGTGGCGATCCGAAGTTCCAGCGTGCACGGCGATGGGAACAGAAGAAAACGGAGAAGACGGAGGTTTGGAATTTGAAATAAATCTGAACCCCTAAAAATAAGCGTGAAAGGTAAaaggggatgacagttgtgtgatttaggtgaaaaccgtGGGCACTTAACCGAGAAGTAGGAGGATGCACTAcaacctttggatcaaatgaatctgaaccgttccaacaacttgttcccacacccttctgttttataatagagattacATGTATCTGGTTTAGATTTGACGAGATTTGTAGCATTATAAAGCTTCTCGTGCCCAGGGAGTTGGTGTGCATCCGATTTCCACCTTGTTTCCTTCTCCGAATTCTGACTTTTAAGTCCgggaattaattttagtttcaaATTTTACAGTAAAGGTTTCAGCACCAATTATATATACAAATAACATATCCCATCCTACACAACCCTGATACTAGTaggtttaaattttttataaccCAATTCTAGGTCTGTCAATGGGCCCGATCCGATTCGGATCACACAAATCCGAATCTGATAAGACTCGAATCTGATCCGAATTCGATTGGACTCGAAttcgatagtggtaatccggatccgaatccgaaaaattcggatccaatccgaaaatccgaatccgatcggaaaactttttacttcaaaaattttagccaaaaaaaatatttttttcaaaaaaaaattattttccaaaaaaaattcaaaaaataaaaaataaaaaaataacttcttagggggtgtttggtaaTCTTtccagttttcaattttttatttttatttttaaaactcgAAGTAGAATCAGGTTTAcgtttttataaaaacaaaaataagaaacatgtttggtaatataATTTCTGTAAACATTAGAAATTAAAACAACGTAAAATGCCAGTGTCCGAGTGAAGTGTTTTCGCGACTGTACGTGATTgtagaatttttttcccatataaTTCACTTCGATCATATACCCCTGcgcaagagaggagagagagggggagatgGTCGTATAAGGACACAGACAAACACGTGGTGTCAAtggaaaatgagaaatttttttgacgCCGAGCGGATATATCCTACGTCGTGCCTGCTCAGCACATCTAAgccgtctaaaagtattttggacggttctAATTTTCAACTTAGTTATTAGTACTTCGGTGAAAAAATTAAACtctttccttaatttttttaaaattcaaactattcaaaacacttttaaataGCCCATATGCGCCGAACAAGCACCCTAGAGTACCCACGCGAGACCATGGAAAAGGGTAGTGAATAGTGATGAtaagtaaaaaatgaataaataatgGAGAAGGGCTGCAAAAGGTGTTAAAGTTGGTAAGTCCCAGGAGTATTTTGTGAGGAGGTGGATCAAAAGTTGTGCAAGAGGCTGAAGAGCCACCGAGATTTGACGCACGCGGAGAAAATTGAGCTGCCGGTTTTAGATTTGAAAACAGGGGAAAACACAAAACACCTTTCTGATGTTTCCACAATTTTCTAAAACTATGGCACGTTTTTGAAAAACGCAAAAAACAATAACAGGTTTAAACAACATGTTTTCtgttttagttttgaaaaaagtaaaaacataaactaaaaactgaaaacaaaaaggttgcCAAACACAtccttaaacatttttttttcaaaataaaaaatttacagttatttttaaaaaattaaaaataaaatttcggatcggattgataacggatttaatccgatctgatccgtatttggattaccaGATTCGGATTATCAGATCAACGTTATtgaatttttcggatcggattcggatcaaATCCAGTCTATTGACAGGCCTGCCCAATTTATAACTCATTTCGAGCTCGATCCGTACACGAGCTCTGTGTACAAGGGTTGGTCTGGTGGCCCATTAAGACATGAGACATAAAAGTTTTTCTATTTAAGGTCTCAtattcaaaactttctaagtgtGTTATGAAACTAATTTACAGTCAGTCCAGTCCATTCCTGACATATATTTAAAAAAGGTCCAAATAAGTCGAACATAAAGTCACTACAAATAGTGAAAATTGGTCCTTTTTAAATTCATTTATAGTAGTGATCAGCATTTTAGGGCTTTTAGTGATAATTTCGTTAAGAAgaacaaataattcaaataatTTGACGTGACCTTACAAAATGtctaaaaaattacaaaaaaacagTAACAGTAACATCGAACAATTATTCAATCATACCTAGCTAGGCCTCTTATTTCTAGATCACCCATGGAGATATAAAGGTGTGGGGTACGGATGCACTATACAGATAGATCAGTACCATTAACTTCATGATGACATGAAAAAGGCAAATACGGAGTAGTTTCTAAAcgtaaatattttattttatatattacCTAAAAGGAACTTCCCTGAAAGATGGACCCCCGGCCACCTTTAAAGCCAGTACTTGAACCCATAGTTATTGAGTCCGTTCTGTACCGGTCGGTACCTACCGTTTTGACGAAGAATCGGCACCCTAATCTCCCAATTTCGTTTCGGTTCTAATACCGGTCCTTACCGGACTTTTCGGGAAATATCGGCCGGTATCGGGATACCGAAAATTCCTGCTAAAATTTTGCcgagtgtattttttttttttttttacgttacgttattcttttttggtcccaaagaaaaaagtttcaggattttttttcaaaaaaaataaaaaaatgtttttcaaaattttagcaaaacatgggcTTAACCATAATACGTGTGCGAGACTCagatcccggatttgcaccccccttTGGGCACGAATAACCTgggacgcgcacccggttaattggattccgaatcaattttttcaaattgccttcggccacggcacattttttcgagcgcgcgagacctctcattgggtcctcattcacaagtttactagtgtgcaaagtcatttaaagtggaaagAGAGTTTCGTAACTAAgtaatgtgggactagagatattttatgatgaattgtataatatgggggatttttttgaaattataattatatataattattatatgtt
Coding sequences:
- the LOC131322447 gene encoding non-specific lipid-transfer protein 1-like → MVNKVACVVVLMCMVVAAPHAEAAISCGQVVSSLSPCISYLRGSGGAVPAPCCNGVKSLNNAAKTTPDRQTACRCLKSAAGGISGLNYGLAASLPGKCGLSLPYQISPSTDCSKVQ